One genomic region from Streptomyces sp. NBC_01304 encodes:
- a CDS encoding ScbA/BarX family gamma-butyrolactone biosynthesis protein, with product MSVSVLSLEAQPVHQWQVHKLRGEEVLLKAWAESSPGCYVLTARWPRGHDFYRPSQGAYDPMLLAESVRQTVPLLSHGVHGVPREYKQAWEQFSFTVEPLASLVTTAEEEVRLVASCSDVVRRGGRFAGMAMDIEVHLGERLLGTAHTRFNNQPAAIYRRLRGSYADTDAALARCLPTGSPVEPHRVDRRSPDDVVLSPAPGGGPGRWMLRVDPTHPVLFDHAVDHVPGMLLLEAARQAAHSVGDGASAVIGMRTDFARYVELDAPAVVLAGEPVRDGTGRRRVDVSIEQHGVRVFTAEVTVGPAIGL from the coding sequence TTGTCTGTTTCGGTACTGAGCCTTGAGGCGCAGCCGGTCCACCAGTGGCAGGTGCACAAACTTCGAGGTGAGGAAGTCCTGCTCAAGGCGTGGGCCGAGTCGTCCCCGGGGTGCTACGTGCTCACCGCGCGCTGGCCGCGGGGGCATGACTTCTACCGGCCGTCGCAGGGTGCGTACGACCCGATGCTGCTCGCCGAGAGCGTGCGCCAGACGGTGCCGCTGCTGTCGCATGGCGTGCACGGTGTGCCGCGGGAGTACAAGCAGGCGTGGGAACAGTTCAGTTTCACGGTCGAGCCGCTGGCGTCGCTGGTGACCACCGCCGAGGAGGAGGTGCGCCTCGTGGCGTCCTGCTCGGACGTGGTCCGCCGCGGTGGCAGGTTCGCCGGGATGGCGATGGACATCGAAGTCCACCTGGGGGAGCGGCTGTTGGGCACCGCCCACACCCGCTTCAACAACCAGCCAGCGGCCATATATCGGCGGCTGCGCGGGAGTTACGCGGACACCGACGCCGCGCTCGCGCGCTGCCTTCCGACGGGATCACCCGTGGAGCCGCACCGGGTGGACCGGCGCTCCCCGGACGACGTGGTGCTCTCACCGGCTCCGGGCGGGGGGCCCGGGCGGTGGATGCTCCGGGTGGATCCCACGCATCCGGTGTTGTTCGACCACGCCGTCGATCACGTACCCGGGATGCTCCTTCTCGAGGCCGCCCGGCAGGCCGCGCACTCCGTCGGCGACGGTGCTTCGGCCGTCATCGGGATGCGGACGGACTTCGCCCGGTACGTCGAGCTGGACGCCCCCGCCGTGGTCCTGGCCGGCGAACCCGTGCGTGACGGCACGGGTC
- a CDS encoding ScbR family autoregulator-binding transcription factor, with amino-acid sequence MAQLKQERAEQTRRALLHAAAEVFDEFGYAGASITRILKRAGVTAGALYFHFGSKEGLARAVMNSQPETIVPLLAAGGLQRLIDLTLVWAWQLQRDPLLRAGVRLTNEQASMGSSDASPYESFRGIMAAYLKEAQEHGELQPGIDPIVVAEFVVAACTGMQMYSNVVSGRKDLPERTQQMWNLLLPGLAVPSVIARAEASPARGAAMMP; translated from the coding sequence ATGGCGCAACTGAAACAGGAACGGGCGGAGCAGACCCGCCGCGCTCTCCTACACGCGGCCGCAGAGGTCTTTGACGAGTTCGGCTATGCGGGGGCCAGCATCACCCGCATCCTCAAGCGCGCCGGCGTGACGGCGGGGGCGCTCTACTTCCACTTCGGCTCCAAGGAGGGCCTGGCCAGGGCGGTGATGAACAGCCAGCCGGAGACCATCGTCCCGCTGCTTGCGGCCGGCGGTCTGCAGCGGCTCATCGACCTCACGCTCGTGTGGGCGTGGCAGCTGCAGCGCGACCCTCTGCTCCGGGCCGGCGTGCGGCTGACGAACGAACAGGCCTCCATGGGTTCCTCGGACGCCAGCCCGTACGAGAGCTTCCGCGGGATCATGGCTGCCTACCTGAAAGAGGCGCAGGAACACGGCGAGTTGCAGCCGGGCATCGACCCGATCGTGGTCGCGGAGTTCGTGGTCGCCGCATGTACCGGAATGCAGATGTATTCCAACGTCGTCAGCGGCCGCAAGGACCTTCCCGAGCGCACCCAGCAGATGTGGAACCTGCTCCTGCCGGGCCTCGCAGTCCCGTCCGTGATCGCCCGCGCCGAGGCGAGCCCCGCCCGCGGCGCCGCGATGATGCCCTGA
- a CDS encoding HAD family phosphatase, translated as MPALRLAALNIDGVLLNDTFSPVIHHFIVSRGGTYTAELERSIFSQPQHIAGRLLADAVGGDLTGEEALAAYFEERAEYVDRHPVTITPGTRDLLLRLRGAGLRTVCYGGLGKEHFDRHLGQYADLFDGPGYVCTNDIRPGLKEITEDVFGLRPDQALFVDDVARVADTARELGTAFVGHPSTFVHSHQRALMRELGVRHVISGLDALDDDLLHRIDQEMSANTFWSPDPSTAVQGSRA; from the coding sequence ATGCCCGCCCTGCGCCTGGCCGCCCTGAACATCGACGGTGTCCTGCTCAACGACACCTTCAGCCCGGTGATCCATCACTTCATAGTCAGCAGAGGCGGTACGTACACCGCCGAGCTGGAACGCTCCATCTTTTCCCAGCCGCAGCACATCGCGGGCCGGTTGCTCGCGGATGCCGTGGGCGGCGACCTGACGGGCGAAGAAGCGCTCGCCGCCTACTTCGAGGAGCGCGCCGAGTACGTCGACCGCCACCCGGTGACGATCACGCCGGGCACCCGCGACCTGCTCCTCCGGCTGCGGGGCGCGGGCCTGCGCACGGTCTGCTACGGCGGCCTGGGCAAGGAGCACTTCGACCGTCATCTGGGCCAGTACGCCGACCTGTTCGACGGGCCCGGCTACGTCTGCACCAACGACATCCGCCCCGGCCTCAAAGAGATCACCGAGGACGTCTTCGGGCTCCGCCCGGACCAGGCCCTCTTCGTCGACGACGTCGCCCGGGTGGCCGACACGGCCCGCGAGCTCGGCACCGCCTTCGTCGGCCACCCCTCCACCTTCGTCCACAGCCACCAGCGTGCTCTCATGCGGGAGTTGGGCGTACGCCACGTGATCAGCGGCCTCGACGCGCTCGACGACGACCTGCTGCACCGGATCGACCAGGAGATGAGCGCGAACACGTTCTGGAGCCCCGACCCGTCCACGGCCGTCCAGGGGAGCCGCGCGTGA
- a CDS encoding SDR family NAD(P)-dependent oxidoreductase → MTPAGPLLPDKVALITGASSGIGAAAARHFAAEGASVVLVARRADRVEEVAERIRKDGGRALAVPGDVTRSADMERAVATAVERFGRLDCAFNNAGYASAGTVLHELPDDVFDRTMDVNLRGVWNCLRAQIPAMLPAGAGAIVNTSSVAGVRATAASAPYVAAKHAIIGLTRAAAAEYGEQGIRVNALVVGSTDTEMMDGVLAAAPAVRSRFGTKGIQQRLADPTEIARAAAWLCSDASSFTTGAALAVDGGRTAK, encoded by the coding sequence GTGACACCGGCCGGACCGCTGCTGCCCGACAAGGTGGCGCTGATCACCGGCGCCTCCAGCGGAATCGGCGCCGCGGCGGCCCGGCACTTCGCCGCCGAAGGAGCCTCCGTCGTACTCGTGGCCCGCAGGGCCGACCGGGTCGAGGAGGTCGCCGAACGCATCAGGAAGGACGGCGGCCGGGCCCTGGCGGTACCGGGTGACGTCACCCGCTCCGCGGACATGGAACGCGCCGTCGCCACGGCGGTCGAGCGGTTCGGCAGGCTCGACTGCGCGTTCAACAACGCCGGTTACGCCAGCGCCGGAACCGTACTGCACGAACTCCCCGACGACGTCTTCGACCGCACCATGGACGTCAATCTGCGCGGCGTGTGGAACTGTCTGCGCGCCCAGATCCCCGCCATGCTGCCGGCCGGCGCCGGCGCGATCGTCAACACCTCCAGCGTCGCGGGCGTACGCGCCACCGCCGCCTCGGCTCCCTATGTGGCCGCGAAGCACGCGATCATCGGCCTGACCAGGGCGGCGGCCGCCGAGTACGGCGAGCAGGGCATCCGCGTGAACGCCCTCGTGGTGGGCAGCACCGACACGGAAATGATGGACGGCGTCCTCGCAGCCGCCCCCGCCGTGCGCTCCCGCTTCGGCACCAAAGGGATCCAGCAGCGCCTCGCCGATCCGACCGAGATCGCCCGCGCCGCCGCCTGGCTCTGCTCGGACGCCTCGTCCTTCACCACCGGAGCCGCCCTCGCGGTGGACGGCGGCAGAACCGCGAAGTGA
- a CDS encoding DMT family transporter, which yields MSNSAPSSANAWLMLLLAGAFEIGYALSVGGSEGFTRLTWSLVAVVFFLLTLYALSLALRTIDVSIGYAVWAGIGAVGAAVFGPLFFDETLTVAKGVWLGVIIVGVIWLKLADRTKSPEAAADSQESGRLVERPEAVQV from the coding sequence ATGTCCAACTCAGCCCCGAGCTCCGCGAACGCCTGGCTCATGCTCCTGCTCGCCGGCGCCTTCGAGATCGGCTACGCGCTGTCCGTCGGCGGCAGTGAAGGCTTCACCCGACTGACCTGGTCCCTGGTCGCCGTGGTGTTCTTCCTGCTGACGCTCTACGCACTGAGCCTCGCCCTGCGCACCATCGACGTGAGCATCGGCTATGCCGTCTGGGCGGGTATCGGCGCGGTCGGCGCCGCGGTGTTCGGCCCGCTCTTCTTCGACGAGACCCTCACCGTGGCCAAGGGCGTCTGGCTGGGTGTCATCATCGTCGGGGTCATCTGGCTCAAGCTCGCCGACCGTACGAAGTCCCCTGAGGCGGCTGCCGATTCGCAGGAGTCCGGGCGCCTCGTGGAGCGGCCCGAAGCTGTTCAGGTCTGA
- a CDS encoding DMT family transporter, giving the protein MHWLYLAIAVAFETTVAIAAGKAEGFKNRKWTAITLLSGAAATFFLSRALLKFDVGVGYALWTSVAGVGITVLGALFFGQRLNWNKAIGILLVIGGVVGLQLSGSA; this is encoded by the coding sequence ATGCACTGGCTCTACCTCGCGATCGCTGTCGCCTTCGAGACCACGGTCGCCATCGCCGCCGGAAAGGCCGAGGGCTTCAAGAACCGCAAGTGGACCGCCATCACTTTGCTCAGCGGCGCTGCCGCGACCTTCTTCCTCAGCCGGGCGCTGCTGAAGTTCGACGTCGGCGTCGGCTATGCCCTGTGGACGTCCGTCGCCGGCGTCGGCATCACCGTCCTCGGAGCGCTGTTCTTCGGCCAGCGTCTGAACTGGAACAAGGCGATCGGCATCCTCCTCGTCATCGGTGGCGTCGTCGGCCTGCAGCTGAGCGGTTCCGCCTGA
- a CDS encoding nucleoside deaminase: MRTQESELLDYAQEAIRLSSEHVAQGGIPFSGVIVGSGRILGTGFNRVREDKDPTAHAEVVALREATAKHGIHAVTGATLIASGEPCALCYMAALYAGIGHIVHAADRRTAARYGFDYTGSYSLFAEDPASWPLEVTALQLPEAEQPFKDFLTLSRARR; this comes from the coding sequence ATGCGCACCCAGGAAAGCGAACTGCTCGACTACGCCCAGGAAGCGATCCGGCTCAGCAGTGAGCATGTCGCGCAGGGCGGCATCCCCTTCTCCGGCGTGATCGTGGGCAGCGGACGGATCCTGGGGACCGGCTTCAACCGGGTCCGCGAGGACAAGGACCCGACCGCGCACGCCGAGGTCGTCGCCCTCCGGGAAGCCACCGCCAAGCACGGGATCCACGCCGTGACCGGAGCCACCCTGATCGCCTCCGGCGAACCCTGCGCCCTGTGCTACATGGCGGCGCTGTACGCCGGCATCGGCCACATCGTGCACGCCGCCGACCGCAGGACGGCTGCCCGGTACGGCTTCGACTACACGGGCTCGTACTCCCTCTTCGCCGAGGACCCGGCGAGCTGGCCCCTCGAGGTCACGGCGCTCCAACTCCCCGAAGCGGAGCAGCCGTTCAAGGACTTCCTCACCCTGAGCCGAGCCCGGCGATAG
- a CDS encoding NADH:flavin oxidoreductase, with protein sequence MPVSTEVVEVAGAHPALAACEFAGLELRNRFALAPMTRVSATEDGRATQEMAEYYEAFAEGGFGLLITEGTYTDTAFSQGYLHQPGITDEAQAAAWRPVVDRAHAAGARVVLQLMHAGAVAQGNRFSDRAVGPSAVRPLGEQLTKYRGSGRWPVPLEMTRRQIAEAVHGFAAAAVRARDAGFDGVEIHAANGYLLDQFLTPYTNLRTDGYGGDVEERSRLVREVTAEVRGATGPGFVVGVRFSQGKINDPSWRWPGGDAEAGVVFTAAASAGADYLHLAGSGRDWFPGEAPDGPSLPSLARKATGLPVIANGGLHRDAVARRVLDERHADVLAIGTGALANPDLPRRVAEGADRAPFDPRMLEPLATLGNARVSTHA encoded by the coding sequence ATGCCTGTATCGACAGAGGTTGTTGAGGTGGCCGGCGCTCATCCCGCCCTCGCCGCCTGCGAGTTCGCGGGGCTCGAGCTGCGCAACAGATTTGCCCTTGCCCCCATGACCCGGGTCTCCGCGACCGAGGACGGCAGAGCCACCCAGGAGATGGCCGAGTATTACGAGGCCTTCGCCGAAGGCGGGTTCGGGCTCCTGATCACCGAAGGGACGTACACCGACACCGCCTTCAGTCAGGGGTATCTGCATCAGCCCGGCATCACGGACGAGGCGCAGGCCGCCGCCTGGCGGCCCGTCGTCGACCGGGCCCATGCCGCCGGGGCGCGCGTCGTCCTGCAGCTGATGCATGCCGGGGCCGTCGCGCAGGGCAATCGGTTCAGCGACCGGGCCGTGGGCCCCTCGGCGGTACGGCCGCTGGGTGAGCAACTGACCAAGTACCGCGGCAGCGGCCGCTGGCCCGTACCGCTGGAGATGACCCGTCGCCAGATCGCCGAGGCCGTCCACGGCTTCGCGGCCGCCGCGGTCCGCGCCCGCGACGCCGGCTTCGACGGCGTGGAGATCCATGCGGCCAACGGCTATCTGCTCGACCAGTTCCTCACCCCGTACACGAATCTGCGCACCGATGGGTACGGAGGGGACGTCGAGGAGCGCTCCCGGCTCGTACGGGAGGTGACGGCCGAGGTCAGAGGCGCGACCGGGCCCGGCTTCGTGGTCGGTGTCCGCTTCTCCCAGGGGAAGATCAACGATCCCTCGTGGCGATGGCCGGGAGGTGACGCCGAGGCGGGCGTTGTCTTCACGGCGGCCGCCTCGGCCGGGGCCGACTACCTGCATCTCGCGGGAAGCGGACGGGATTGGTTCCCGGGCGAGGCCCCGGACGGGCCGAGCCTTCCCTCGCTCGCCCGGAAGGCCACCGGGCTTCCCGTGATCGCCAATGGCGGGCTGCACAGGGACGCGGTGGCGCGGCGCGTCCTGGACGAGCGGCACGCCGACGTCCTGGCGATCGGGACGGGCGCGCTGGCCAATCCCGACCTGCCGCGCAGAGTGGCCGAAGGCGCGGACCGGGCGCCGTTCGATCCTCGGATGCTCGAGCCGCTGGCGACACTGGGCAACGCCCGTGTCAGTACGCACGCGTGA
- a CDS encoding DsbA family oxidoreductase has protein sequence MADPVKIKIWSDYVCPFCMLAEGPLEEAVNDVGVDVEIEWMPFELRPHPQPTLRPEDEYLPAIWERAVYPMARRLGVDITLPEVSPQPYTALAFEGYQYAAERDLGTAYTRRMFRAFFQENQDLGQIDVLAALAGEIGLDEAGFRAALVDGSYRAKHQDALREAAAHQVQAVPTILIGDTRIEGVPRAAQLRKALLDAQAQQGEDAVYGAACGIDGGC, from the coding sequence ATGGCTGATCCTGTGAAGATCAAGATCTGGTCCGACTACGTCTGCCCCTTCTGCATGCTGGCCGAAGGACCCCTTGAAGAGGCGGTCAACGATGTCGGTGTCGACGTCGAGATCGAGTGGATGCCCTTCGAGCTGCGTCCCCACCCGCAGCCCACCCTGCGGCCGGAGGACGAGTACCTGCCCGCTATCTGGGAGCGAGCCGTTTACCCCATGGCCCGTCGGCTGGGGGTCGACATCACGCTTCCCGAGGTGTCTCCCCAGCCCTACACCGCCCTCGCCTTCGAGGGCTATCAGTACGCGGCTGAGCGGGACTTGGGGACCGCGTACACCCGGCGGATGTTCCGGGCCTTCTTCCAGGAGAATCAGGATCTGGGGCAGATCGACGTCCTCGCCGCGCTGGCCGGCGAGATCGGTTTGGACGAAGCCGGGTTCCGGGCCGCGCTGGTGGACGGCAGCTATCGCGCCAAGCACCAGGACGCCCTGCGTGAGGCGGCGGCCCATCAGGTGCAGGCGGTTCCCACCATCCTCATCGGGGACACCCGGATCGAAGGCGTTCCGCGTGCCGCCCAGTTGCGCAAGGCGCTCCTCGACGCCCAGGCCCAGCAGGGCGAGGATGCCGTTTACGGCGCCGCCTGCGGGATCGATGGGGGCTGCTGA
- a CDS encoding sensor histidine kinase — protein MQRQRLAGRTGDWSAVALAFVISLPTTLIRPWADWTPLWSWPVLVSATGSLCLLMRRRWPEVPLTAGYVVIVLTHSDSLMSFALYAMGRYRSLRITLCWVAGSFLVRQLFFDYLHSCIAPFADWETGLLTIRASLVAVVAPAAAGIVVRNYRISELVASFQAQLRYDDVRRETLKEAESKAEKKRRRLARDAHDHIGHELTLMALQANLLAARATDETMRNAGDALVGRAQDAIEQLHAIVIALKEPGEHRGDARPGRKIEDLVERSRSHGVDVRLVERGYSKHLPLPPAVAELCYRVVLEGLTNAVKHAPGSAVTVTVQRNEARVWVGVRNEAPGTAPAASTLPSGGHGLGGLEELVSYLGGELAHGRTADGGFELRAKLPLASSSDGRGGLSTAAPGEHGDS, from the coding sequence ATGCAACGGCAACGACTCGCGGGCCGGACCGGGGACTGGTCGGCCGTCGCGCTCGCCTTCGTGATCAGCCTGCCCACCACCTTGATCCGTCCCTGGGCGGACTGGACGCCGCTGTGGAGCTGGCCGGTCCTGGTGTCGGCGACTGGCTCGCTGTGCCTGCTGATGCGCCGCCGATGGCCCGAAGTTCCACTGACGGCCGGGTACGTGGTCATTGTCCTGACCCATTCCGACAGCCTGATGTCCTTCGCCCTGTACGCGATGGGGCGTTACCGCTCGCTGCGCATCACGCTCTGCTGGGTGGCGGGGTCCTTCCTGGTACGTCAGCTCTTCTTCGACTACCTCCACTCCTGCATCGCGCCGTTCGCCGACTGGGAGACGGGGCTGCTGACGATCCGGGCCTCCCTGGTGGCGGTCGTCGCTCCGGCCGCAGCCGGGATCGTCGTACGCAACTACCGGATCAGCGAACTCGTGGCTTCCTTTCAGGCCCAGCTTCGGTACGACGACGTGCGGCGCGAGACCTTGAAGGAGGCCGAGTCCAAGGCGGAGAAGAAGCGCCGGCGCCTCGCCCGGGACGCTCACGACCACATCGGGCATGAGCTGACCCTGATGGCACTCCAGGCGAATCTCCTCGCGGCCAGGGCGACGGACGAGACCATGCGGAACGCGGGCGACGCCCTGGTGGGCCGCGCTCAGGACGCCATCGAACAGCTGCACGCGATCGTTATTGCGCTCAAGGAACCGGGGGAGCACCGGGGCGACGCGCGGCCCGGCAGGAAGATCGAGGACCTCGTCGAGCGGTCACGAAGCCATGGCGTCGACGTCCGGCTGGTGGAGCGCGGCTACTCGAAGCATCTTCCCCTGCCGCCCGCGGTGGCCGAGCTCTGCTACCGGGTCGTACTGGAAGGCCTGACCAACGCCGTCAAACACGCTCCGGGCAGCGCGGTCACGGTGACAGTGCAGAGGAACGAGGCAAGGGTGTGGGTCGGCGTCCGCAACGAGGCTCCCGGTACCGCACCGGCCGCCTCCACGCTGCCCAGCGGCGGGCACGGTCTGGGCGGGCTCGAAGAACTGGTCTCGTATCTGGGCGGGGAACTGGCCCACGGCCGCACCGCCGACGGGGGGTTCGAGCTCCGGGCAAAGCTGCCCCTGGCGTCTTCCTCCGACGGACGCGGAGGTTTGTCCACGGCAGCGCCTGGCGAGCACGGCGACAGCTAG
- a CDS encoding MerR family transcriptional regulator, translated as MTADDSFNRLDDDDYPAYTMGRAAEMIGTTQGFLRAIGEARLITPLRSEGGHRRYSRYQLRIAARARELVDQGTPIEAACRIIILEDQLEEAQRINAEYRRTAESETPATAS; from the coding sequence ATGACAGCAGACGACTCGTTCAACCGGCTTGATGACGACGATTACCCCGCCTACACCATGGGCCGGGCCGCCGAGATGATCGGCACCACGCAGGGCTTCCTGCGCGCCATCGGAGAAGCCCGCCTGATCACCCCGCTGCGCTCCGAGGGCGGACACCGCCGCTACTCCCGCTACCAGCTGCGCATCGCGGCCCGCGCGCGGGAACTCGTCGACCAGGGCACCCCCATCGAGGCCGCCTGCCGCATCATCATCCTCGAAGACCAGCTCGAAGAAGCCCAGCGCATCAACGCCGAATACCGCCGCACCGCCGAATCCGAAACCCCGGCGACCGCGTCCTGA
- a CDS encoding MFS transporter: MLAVLCASLLLVALDATILNVALPSLIDDMRPSALQQLWIIDIYGLVLGGLLVTTGAIGDRYGRKRLFVIGLLLFGVASVVAATAGSSGQLIAGRVLLGIGGAMVMPSTLSLIRNIFEDARERALAIGIWAAVAGAGAAIGPLVGGALVESSGWSAAFWVNVPVVIVTVIAALWLLPEVKDAGHGRLDWPGAGLSVVGIVALAWGIKHVAKGSPAVGDIAILVAGIAILALFARRQLRLEDPLLDVRLFKNRAFTAAALAILLAMLAIGAALFLMSLWLQYVHGYSPFEAGLRTLPAALAALVGALLTPFLMEQFGVRAVMALGLSGLVVGFLVLALSPEPTTYAYVAVVFVTLGLGDGLAITASAATLVSAVPAERAGQAGAVSETNYELGVGLGVAMLGSIHGAVYASHMAGQPKDAKDSVGGAHEVAEKLGGDAGARVMDAARQAFDSALTTTAWVSVGIVAAVTLLVVWLVPRGFKATAGH, translated from the coding sequence ATGCTCGCTGTGCTGTGTGCCAGCCTTCTGCTCGTGGCGTTGGACGCCACCATTCTCAATGTCGCGCTGCCGTCGCTCATCGACGACATGCGCCCCAGTGCCCTGCAACAGCTGTGGATCATCGACATCTACGGCCTGGTGCTCGGCGGACTGCTCGTCACGACCGGCGCGATCGGCGACCGGTACGGGCGCAAGCGACTGTTCGTGATCGGCCTTCTGCTGTTCGGCGTCGCCTCCGTAGTGGCCGCCACCGCGGGCAGCTCCGGGCAGCTGATCGCCGGGCGGGTGCTGCTCGGCATCGGTGGCGCGATGGTGATGCCGAGCACCCTGTCGCTGATCCGGAACATCTTCGAGGACGCCCGCGAGCGGGCCCTCGCGATCGGCATCTGGGCCGCCGTGGCCGGCGCCGGAGCGGCGATCGGGCCGCTCGTCGGCGGTGCGCTCGTCGAGTCGTCCGGGTGGTCGGCGGCGTTCTGGGTCAATGTGCCCGTGGTGATCGTCACCGTGATCGCCGCGCTCTGGCTGCTGCCCGAGGTCAAGGACGCCGGGCACGGCCGGCTCGACTGGCCTGGCGCGGGCCTCTCCGTGGTCGGCATCGTGGCCCTGGCCTGGGGCATCAAGCACGTCGCCAAGGGCAGCCCGGCCGTCGGAGACATTGCGATTCTGGTCGCGGGGATCGCCATCCTGGCCCTGTTCGCGCGGCGCCAGCTGCGACTCGAGGACCCGCTCCTCGACGTACGCCTGTTCAAGAACCGCGCCTTCACGGCCGCCGCCCTCGCGATCCTGCTTGCGATGCTGGCGATCGGTGCGGCGCTGTTCCTGATGTCGTTGTGGCTGCAGTACGTCCACGGATATTCGCCCTTCGAGGCGGGCCTGCGGACCCTGCCGGCGGCCCTCGCGGCGCTGGTCGGGGCGTTGCTGACGCCGTTCCTGATGGAGCAGTTCGGGGTGCGGGCCGTGATGGCGCTCGGGCTGTCCGGGCTCGTGGTGGGCTTCCTCGTGCTCGCGTTGTCGCCGGAGCCGACGACGTACGCGTACGTGGCCGTCGTCTTCGTGACGCTCGGACTCGGCGACGGGCTCGCGATCACCGCGTCCGCCGCGACGCTCGTGTCGGCGGTCCCGGCCGAGCGGGCCGGGCAGGCCGGTGCCGTGTCCGAGACGAACTACGAGCTCGGCGTGGGTCTTGGCGTCGCCATGCTCGGATCGATCCACGGCGCGGTGTACGCGAGCCACATGGCCGGTCAGCCGAAGGACGCCAAGGATTCCGTCGGCGGCGCCCACGAGGTCGCCGAAAAGCTCGGCGGCGACGCGGGCGCCAGGGTGATGGACGCGGCACGGCAGGCCTTCGACAGTGCCCTGACCACCACCGCATGGGTGTCGGTCGGGATCGTGGCGGCCGTCACGCTGCTCGTGGTGTGGCTGGTGCCGCGCGGCTTCAAGGCGACCGCCGGGCACTAG
- a CDS encoding alpha/beta hydrolase codes for MDLRRHFLRTAGTVLTAGALLISGCSSGSSPSSAADSALPTAVPGALKAYYGQQLSWRECGVPGFECASMKAPLDYDKPASGDIKLAVARKKATGPGKRLGSLLVNPGGPGGSAIQYLQQYAALGYPAPVRAQYDMVAVDPRGVARSEPVECLDGKRMDAYTQTDVTPDDQQETDQLVAAFKEFAQGCEKKSGQVLPHVSTVEAARDMDVLRAVLGDEKLQYVGASYGTFLGATYAGLYPARAGRLVLDGAMDPSLPARSMNLDQTGGFETAFQSFAKDCVARKDCPLGTASPDDAGRRLKDFFRTLDAKPVPTGDPRPLGESLATTGVIAAMYDEGAWPQLRDGIASAMNDNDGSGLLSLADAYYEREPDGKFANLMFANAAVNCLDLPAAFKSPAEVKDELPDFEKASPVFGEGLAWASLNCAYWPVKATGTPHRIAAKGAPDTVVVGTTRDPATPYKWAKSLAGQLDSGSLLTYDGDGHTAYGRGSDCIDSAINRYLLEGKAPADGKKC; via the coding sequence ATGGACCTCAGGCGCCACTTCCTCCGGACCGCCGGCACCGTGCTCACCGCCGGTGCGCTGCTGATCTCCGGTTGCTCGTCCGGCAGTTCGCCCTCCAGCGCCGCGGACAGCGCGCTGCCCACGGCCGTGCCGGGGGCGCTGAAGGCGTACTACGGGCAGCAGTTGAGCTGGCGCGAGTGCGGTGTGCCCGGCTTCGAGTGCGCCTCGATGAAGGCGCCGCTCGACTACGACAAGCCGGCGAGCGGCGACATCAAGCTGGCCGTCGCCCGCAAGAAGGCCACCGGGCCCGGCAAGCGGCTCGGCTCGCTCCTGGTGAATCCGGGCGGTCCTGGCGGTTCGGCGATCCAGTATCTGCAGCAGTACGCGGCGCTCGGGTATCCGGCGCCGGTCCGCGCGCAGTACGACATGGTCGCCGTCGACCCGCGCGGCGTCGCCCGCAGCGAGCCCGTCGAATGCCTCGACGGCAAGCGCATGGACGCGTACACGCAGACGGACGTCACCCCCGACGACCAGCAGGAGACCGATCAACTGGTCGCGGCCTTCAAGGAGTTCGCGCAGGGCTGCGAGAAGAAGTCGGGTCAGGTGCTGCCGCATGTGTCCACGGTCGAGGCGGCGCGTGACATGGACGTCCTGCGGGCCGTGCTCGGTGACGAGAAACTGCAGTACGTGGGCGCCTCGTACGGCACCTTCCTCGGCGCGACGTACGCCGGGCTCTACCCGGCGCGCGCGGGCCGCCTGGTCCTCGACGGTGCGATGGACCCGTCGCTGCCCGCCCGCAGCATGAACCTCGACCAGACCGGCGGCTTCGAGACCGCCTTCCAGTCCTTCGCCAAGGACTGCGTGGCCCGCAAGGACTGCCCGCTCGGCACCGCGAGCCCGGACGACGCGGGCCGCCGCCTGAAGGACTTCTTCCGCACGCTGGACGCCAAGCCCGTCCCGACCGGCGACCCCCGCCCGCTCGGCGAGTCCCTCGCCACGACGGGCGTGATCGCCGCGATGTACGACGAGGGGGCCTGGCCCCAGCTGCGGGACGGCATCGCGTCGGCGATGAACGACAACGACGGCTCGGGCCTGCTCTCGCTCGCCGACGCGTACTACGAGCGCGAGCCGGACGGAAAGTTCGCGAACCTGATGTTCGCCAACGCCGCCGTCAACTGCCTTGACCTGCCTGCCGCGTTCAAGTCCCCGGCCGAGGTGAAGGACGAGCTCCCCGACTTCGAGAAGGCGTCCCCCGTCTTCGGCGAGGGCCTCGCCTGGGCCTCCCTGAACTGCGCGTACTGGCCCGTGAAGGCCACCGGCACCCCCCATCGCATCGCCGCGAAGGGCGCGCCCGACACGGTGGTCGTCGGCACGACCCGCGACCCGGCCACGCCCTACAAGTGGGCCAAGTCCCTGGCCGGCCAGCTGGATTCGGGCAGCCTGCTCACGTACGACGGCGACGGGCACACCGCGTACGGCCGGGGCAGCGACTGCATCGACTCGGCGATCAACCGCTACCTCCTGGAGGGCAAGGCCCCGGCCGACGGCAAGAAATGCTGA